The proteins below come from a single Gimesia alba genomic window:
- a CDS encoding DUF1559 family PulG-like putative transporter → MADWYVKRGSQTTGPLTQERLKELAEQGKVQKSDLVRKGEDGNFIPAGQFPGLIPDSDDWETDFQQPAASQAAPARKSKTTPIVLLAILGGGGVIVVIILIALLLPAIQQARVADRHPTSKIKSKNNLKQIALALHNYHDRDRVFPPGGIETADGKPYHSWQTMILPFVDQGQLHNQIDFDHPWTNPANQSQFQLNLPIYLNPAIEETVSPEGLGLSHYVGNKFLMQTNGNMRIRDIVDGTSNTIMAVETGENFKPWGDPTNIADPVNVIGGKRKSSFTGGNHVMMSDGRVRFVSENIDPAMLKALSTPDGGETVGEF, encoded by the coding sequence ATGGCCGACTGGTATGTAAAGCGCGGCAGTCAGACAACAGGACCTTTAACACAAGAACGTTTAAAGGAACTTGCAGAGCAAGGCAAAGTCCAGAAATCCGATCTGGTCCGAAAGGGTGAGGATGGCAACTTTATACCCGCAGGTCAGTTCCCCGGTCTGATTCCAGACTCCGATGACTGGGAAACAGACTTCCAGCAACCAGCCGCATCGCAAGCGGCACCGGCCAGAAAAAGTAAGACTACTCCGATTGTACTCCTTGCCATTCTGGGAGGCGGGGGAGTTATTGTGGTTATAATTCTGATAGCATTACTTTTACCCGCCATCCAACAGGCCCGCGTAGCAGACCGCCACCCTACATCGAAAATCAAGTCAAAAAACAATCTGAAACAGATCGCCTTAGCGCTACATAATTACCACGATCGCGATCGCGTCTTTCCTCCCGGAGGAATCGAAACCGCCGATGGTAAACCCTACCATAGTTGGCAGACGATGATTCTGCCCTTTGTGGATCAAGGACAACTTCACAATCAGATCGACTTTGATCACCCCTGGACTAATCCTGCCAACCAGAGTCAGTTCCAGTTGAACCTACCGATTTACCTGAACCCCGCGATCGAAGAAACCGTTTCGCCGGAAGGCCTGGGGCTTTCGCATTATGTCGGAAACAAATTCCTGATGCAGACCAACGGAAACATGAGAATCCGTGACATCGTAGATGGCACTTCAAATACCATCATGGCCGTCGAGACAGGAGAAAACTTCAAACCCTGGGGCGATCCGACCAATATCGCAGATCCGGTTAACGTCATAGGTGGCAAGAGAAAATCGTCATTCACAGGTGGGAATCATGTCATGATGAGTGATGGGAGAGTACGTTTTGTTTCAGAAAATATCGATCCCGCAATGCTAAAAGCATTGAGCACCCCCGATGGTGGAGAAACCGTTGGTGAATTTTAA
- a CDS encoding DUF1559 family PulG-like putative transporter, protein MEKETSERKPDHFLSVLLIVVVSLLLIGISFPIYDELRFKFRDSRPPLNRRNMKRIGLALHNYHWTYHTLPPGAIISESGIPAHSWQALILPFLDQEFLFKQIDLKKPWNDPANQKVFQQEIPVYLSPKSKMKFSRDGYALSHFVGNQLVLKPGTNISLEDIRDGTSNTILAIEIAENFKPWGDPTSLTEPIKVIGPDKKTPDSGGSFILL, encoded by the coding sequence ATGGAAAAAGAGACCTCTGAAAGAAAACCCGATCATTTCCTGTCAGTTTTGCTGATCGTCGTCGTTTCTCTTTTACTGATCGGCATTAGCTTTCCGATCTACGATGAACTTCGCTTCAAATTTCGAGACAGTAGACCCCCGCTTAACAGACGAAACATGAAACGGATCGGTCTGGCGCTGCATAACTACCATTGGACGTATCACACACTCCCGCCGGGCGCCATTATCAGTGAGAGTGGGATCCCCGCGCACAGTTGGCAGGCATTGATTCTTCCCTTTCTCGATCAGGAATTTCTCTTCAAACAGATTGACTTGAAAAAGCCTTGGAACGATCCTGCAAATCAGAAAGTCTTTCAACAGGAAATCCCCGTCTATCTCAGCCCAAAATCGAAAATGAAATTTTCTCGGGACGGTTATGCACTCTCGCATTTTGTCGGCAATCAACTGGTTCTGAAACCAGGCACCAACATCAGTCTCGAAGACATCCGCGACGGAACTTCCAACACGATCCTCGCCATAGAAATCGCTGAAAACTTTAAACCCTGGGGCGATCCGACGTCATTGACAGAACCAATTAAAGTCATCGGCCCCGATAAGAAAACGCCCGATTCAGGGGGAAGCTTCATCTTACTGTGA
- a CDS encoding DUF1559 family PulG-like putative transporter, with product MSDDNHQSEQDQTQPTEKKPATQITEFESETSSPSTFESRKKKSERVVLIVGGIFLILVIVIPLILMIPDFRQEREATRRSAAKHNLKNLALVLHNYYDEQGTFPPGATETPEGLPLHSWQTAILPYIDELNLYQRIDLEQPWNADINKPHFQKVISYYLIPGNDLTKSADGYGLTHYVGNELVLKKNSGISPYQIPDGSSETILILEAGENFKPWGDPTSIAKPYDVFGSDHKSPMVGGTHAVYADGSVRFLSENIDPDILKAISTPDGGEVIGEF from the coding sequence ATGTCAGACGATAATCATCAATCGGAGCAAGATCAGACACAGCCAACAGAAAAGAAACCCGCGACGCAGATCACCGAATTTGAATCGGAGACAAGTAGTCCATCCACTTTTGAATCACGAAAGAAAAAAAGCGAACGGGTCGTTTTAATCGTTGGCGGAATATTCTTAATTCTGGTGATCGTCATCCCCCTGATTCTCATGATCCCCGATTTTCGTCAGGAACGAGAAGCAACTCGACGGTCTGCAGCAAAGCACAATTTAAAAAACCTGGCACTCGTTCTCCACAATTATTATGACGAACAAGGCACATTTCCACCGGGAGCCACAGAAACTCCGGAAGGGCTGCCGCTACACAGTTGGCAAACGGCTATTCTGCCCTATATTGACGAGCTAAATCTGTATCAGCGAATCGATTTGGAGCAGCCATGGAACGCTGACATCAACAAACCACACTTCCAGAAAGTGATTTCCTACTATCTTATACCAGGAAACGATCTCACGAAATCAGCTGACGGTTATGGCCTCACTCATTATGTTGGTAATGAACTGGTCCTTAAAAAGAATTCCGGTATTTCTCCTTATCAGATTCCAGATGGTTCATCAGAAACAATCCTCATTCTGGAAGCAGGAGAAAACTTCAAACCATGGGGAGATCCAACATCGATTGCAAAACCATACGATGTGTTTGGTTCTGACCATAAATCACCAATGGTTGGAGGAACCCATGCTGTTTATGCAGACGGCAGTGTGCGTTTCCTTTCAGAAAACATCGATCCTGATATTTTAAAAGCCATCAGCACACCTGATGGCGGAGAAGTGATCGGTGAATTCTAG
- a CDS encoding phosphorylase family protein, producing MNAPEADKAHADIGLVCALPMEIQPFLDRCEHVKKYTGGSYVFRGGFLDRIKVAAVQTGVGFARARAATQALIDAHSPPWVLSVGFSGALKPGMKIGDIVVATSVCDLHGQELKNDVHFPEDPEHGLHVGRILNTDEIVRKAEDKLKLGESHQALAVDLESLAVAQICQAEKKGFMAIRAISDDCSADLPAEVVSILSETGAVRAGAALGAVLKRPESIKEMWKLRGDASHAATRLASFLDGVVVQLYDARH from the coding sequence TTGAATGCACCCGAAGCTGACAAAGCGCATGCGGATATCGGGCTGGTTTGTGCTCTGCCGATGGAGATCCAGCCCTTTCTGGATCGCTGTGAGCACGTCAAGAAATATACCGGCGGTTCGTATGTGTTTCGGGGCGGATTTCTGGATCGGATTAAAGTGGCGGCCGTGCAAACGGGAGTCGGTTTTGCCCGCGCCCGGGCTGCGACCCAGGCATTGATCGACGCGCATTCTCCGCCCTGGGTGCTTTCGGTCGGTTTTTCCGGTGCTTTGAAACCGGGGATGAAAATTGGCGATATTGTTGTCGCGACATCGGTCTGTGATCTGCATGGCCAGGAATTGAAGAACGACGTCCACTTTCCGGAAGACCCCGAACACGGGCTGCATGTGGGGCGGATTCTCAACACGGATGAAATTGTGCGTAAAGCGGAAGACAAACTGAAACTGGGTGAATCGCATCAGGCATTGGCCGTTGACCTCGAAAGTCTGGCCGTCGCACAGATCTGTCAGGCGGAGAAGAAAGGCTTCATGGCGATTCGGGCGATCAGCGATGATTGTTCGGCAGACCTGCCTGCTGAGGTGGTTTCAATTTTGAGTGAGACCGGTGCCGTCCGAGCGGGTGCCGCTCTGGGGGCGGTTCTCAAGCGACCGGAAAGTATCAAAGAGATGTGGAAGTTGCGCGGCGATGCGTCGCACGCCGCGACTCGACTGGCCAGCTTTCTGGACGGCGTGGTGGTCCAGCTTTACGATGCGCGGCATTAA
- the serC gene encoding 3-phosphoserine/phosphohydroxythreonine transaminase, with protein sequence MTERIYNFSAGPAALPLPVLEQAQKDLISLGDTGIGVLEHSHRSKAFLAVYEAAESLCREIAGVPDNYKVLFLQGGASSQFYMIPMNLLSKDQTADYLVTGSWSKKAVKEAKVFGNVNIACSSEDKNFSYIPEAVSLSEKPAYVHYTSNNTIYGTEFATEPEVPAGVPLICDASSDIFSRPIDISKYGIVYAGAQKNLGPSGMALVIIRDDLIEQGPTDIPTMLQYRTHSEAGSMFNTPPTFGIYVLGQVLQWLKDQGGLEAVQQKNRAKAGKLYDYLEQSSLFKPTAAKQDRSLMNVTFVTGDADLDAQFIAQATAAGLDGLKGHRSVGGMRASIYNAFPEAGVDKLIEMMSQFEKEHAS encoded by the coding sequence ATGACAGAAAGAATTTACAACTTTTCCGCGGGACCCGCCGCACTCCCATTACCCGTTCTGGAACAGGCACAGAAAGATCTGATTTCACTGGGCGACACTGGAATCGGCGTTCTGGAGCACTCGCATCGTAGTAAAGCTTTCCTCGCCGTTTATGAAGCTGCTGAATCATTGTGTCGGGAAATCGCTGGAGTTCCCGATAATTATAAAGTCCTGTTCCTGCAGGGCGGGGCTTCTTCGCAGTTTTACATGATTCCGATGAACCTGCTGTCAAAGGATCAGACCGCCGACTATCTGGTGACCGGTTCCTGGTCGAAAAAAGCCGTCAAGGAAGCCAAAGTCTTTGGTAACGTGAATATCGCCTGCAGTAGTGAAGATAAGAATTTTTCTTACATTCCTGAAGCAGTCTCTCTGAGCGAGAAACCGGCGTATGTGCATTATACTTCGAACAATACGATTTACGGGACTGAGTTTGCGACCGAGCCGGAAGTTCCAGCGGGCGTGCCTCTGATTTGTGATGCGAGCAGTGATATTTTCTCCCGACCCATCGACATATCTAAATATGGGATTGTCTATGCCGGTGCCCAAAAGAATCTGGGACCGAGCGGTATGGCTCTGGTCATCATTCGCGATGATCTGATTGAGCAGGGACCAACGGACATTCCCACCATGCTGCAATATCGGACACACTCTGAAGCGGGATCGATGTTTAACACGCCGCCTACGTTTGGGATTTATGTGTTGGGACAGGTTCTCCAATGGTTGAAAGACCAGGGCGGACTGGAAGCGGTTCAGCAGAAAAACCGGGCGAAAGCGGGTAAGCTGTATGATTACCTGGAGCAGAGTTCGCTGTTCAAGCCGACGGCTGCCAAGCAGGACCGTTCTTTGATGAACGTCACTTTTGTGACCGGCGATGCGGATCTGGATGCCCAATTCATCGCACAGGCGACCGCCGCCGGCTTGGATGGCCTGAAAGGTCACCGGAGTGTCGGTGGCATGCGGGCCAGTATTTATAACGCCTTCCCGGAAGCGGGCGTGGATAAGTTAATCGAGATGATGAGTCAGTTCGAAAAGGAACATGCTTCTTGA
- a CDS encoding ribose-phosphate diphosphokinase, translating into MPSSPNPLSRGPRVQSFQPPQGDLTIMAGSGNPLLAQAIADELGVRLTPCEAHQFSEGNIFVRILENVRGRDVYLIQGVHSPVNDNFVELLFWIDALKRASAQQVTAVIPFFSYAKGDKKDEPRVSIRARVCADAIEVAGADRVLTMDLHSPQIQGFFSVPVDHLYGRHVISDHIRKMNIENLVVCSPDVGFAKEASDFAKLLGTPVVIGNKMRKDHSETVEVLEVIGEVAGKNIILVDDFTITGRTLISMAEVLKKKGANDIYAAVTHGVLSKGAAERIGKSPLKKMFMTDTIEAQIDPLPDNIEVIPVAHSFAAAIRSIHDRTSVSTLFPEKRSKK; encoded by the coding sequence ATGCCTAGTTCTCCAAATCCACTCTCACGAGGGCCCCGCGTCCAGTCCTTTCAACCGCCTCAAGGCGACCTGACCATCATGGCAGGCTCAGGCAATCCATTGCTGGCACAAGCCATCGCCGATGAGCTTGGCGTTCGTTTGACACCCTGTGAAGCCCATCAGTTCAGCGAAGGCAATATTTTCGTCCGCATTCTGGAAAATGTGCGTGGCCGCGATGTCTATCTGATTCAAGGCGTCCATTCTCCTGTGAATGACAACTTTGTTGAACTTTTGTTCTGGATCGACGCCTTAAAACGGGCCAGTGCTCAGCAGGTGACGGCAGTCATCCCGTTTTTCAGCTACGCCAAGGGAGACAAAAAAGACGAACCTCGCGTCTCGATTCGAGCCCGCGTCTGTGCCGACGCGATCGAAGTCGCGGGAGCCGACCGTGTGCTGACCATGGACCTGCACAGCCCCCAGATCCAGGGATTCTTCAGCGTCCCCGTCGACCATCTTTACGGACGGCACGTCATCAGCGACCATATTCGAAAAATGAATATTGAGAATCTCGTCGTCTGTAGTCCCGACGTTGGTTTTGCCAAAGAAGCGTCCGACTTTGCCAAGCTGTTAGGCACGCCGGTCGTCATTGGCAACAAAATGCGCAAGGACCATTCCGAGACGGTGGAAGTTCTGGAGGTGATTGGGGAAGTCGCAGGCAAAAACATCATTCTGGTGGACGACTTCACCATTACAGGACGCACATTGATCAGCATGGCGGAAGTTCTGAAGAAGAAGGGCGCCAACGATATCTATGCCGCCGTCACACACGGCGTACTCTCCAAAGGCGCCGCCGAACGCATCGGTAAAAGCCCTTTGAAAAAAATGTTTATGACCGATACGATTGAAGCGCAGATTGATCCTCTGCCGGACAATATCGAAGTCATTCCGGTTGCGCACTCTTTCGCTGCCGCCATCCGGTCCATTCACGACCGTACCAGTGTCAGCACACTGTTTCCGGAAAAGAGATCGAAAAAGTAA